A window from Mus caroli chromosome 2, CAROLI_EIJ_v1.1, whole genome shotgun sequence encodes these proteins:
- the Entpd8 gene encoding ectonucleoside triphosphate diphosphohydrolase 8 isoform X3: MGLSWKERIFMALLGVAAASGLTMLVLILVKATNVLLPADTKFGIVFDAGSSHTSLFVYQWPANKEKDTGVVSQAMTCQIEGPGISSYTSDPTQAGESLKSCLEEALALIPQAQHPQTPTFLGSTAGMRLLSQKNSSQARDILAAVSQTLSKSPVDFWGAKILPGQDEGAFGWITINYVLGMLLKYSSGQWILPEEGMLVGALDLGGASTQISFVPQGPILDQSTQVTFRLYGANYSVYTHSYLCFGRDQILSRLLAKLAQDRLSSQVAPVRHPCYHSGYQATLSLSSLYDSPCIHTTDFLNHTQNLTVEGTGNPGNCVVALRSLFNFSSCKGQEDCAFNGVYQPPVHGQFYASLRLAQPSLLLQAFSNFYYTFHFLNLTSRQPLNTVNDTVWKFCQKPWKLVEVSYPGQERWLRDYCASGLYILVLLLEGYKFSEETWPNIQFQKQRYGNRHM; this comes from the exons ATGGGACTCTCCTGGAAGGAACGGATCTTCATGGCTCTGTTGGGAGTTGCAGCAGCCTCTGGCCTCACCATGCTCGTCCTCATCCTGGTGAAGGCAACCAATGTTCTCTTGCCTGCAGACACCAAG TTTGGGATTGTGTTTGATGCCGGCTCCTCCCACACATCCCTGTTTGTGTACCAGTGGCCAGCAAACAAGGAGAAGGACACAGGAGTGGTCAGCCAGGCCATGACTTGCCAGATAGAAG GACCTGGAATCTCTTCCTATACCTCTGACCCGACACAGGCTGGGGAAAGCCTGAAGAGCTGCCTGGAGGAGGCGCTGGCGTTGATCCCACAGGCCCAGCATCCACAGACGCCCACATTCTTGGGGTCCACAGCAGGAATGAGGCTGCTCAG CCAGAAGAACAGCTCTCAGGCAAGAGACATCCTAGCTGCAGTCTCCCAGACACTAAGCAAGTCTCCTGTGGATTTTTGGGGTGCTAAGATCTTGCCTGGGCAGGATGAAGGTGCCTTTGGCTGGATCACCATCAACTATGTCCTGGGAATGCTCCTGAAG TATTCCTCTGGACAGTGGATCCTGCCTGAAGAGGGGATGCTCGTTGGTGCTCTGGACCTTGGTGGAGCCTCCACGCAGATCAGCTTCGTGCCTCAGGGACCCATCCTGGACCAGAGCACCCAGGTTACCTTCCGCCTGTACGGTGCCAACTACAGTGTCTACACTCACAGCTACCTCTGCTTTGGGCGGGACCAGATCCTGAGCAGGCTCCTGGCTAAGCTGGCACAGGACAGGTTG AGCAGCCAGGTGGCCCCGGTCAGACACCCATGCTACCACAGTGGCTACCAGGCCACACTGTCACTGAGTTCCTTGTATGACTCACCCTGCATCCACACTACAGATTTCCTGAACCACACCCAGAACCTCACAGTTGAAGGGACAGGCAACCCTGGGAACTGTGTGGTAGCTCTCCGAAGTCTCTTCAACTTCTCCAGCTGTAAGGGCCAGGAGGACTGTGCTTTCAATGGCGTCTACCAGCCTCCTGTGCATGGCCAGTTCTAT GCCTccctcaggcttgcacagcctTCTCTACTCCTCCAGGCCTTTTCCAACTTTTACTACACCTTCCATTTCCTGAACCTCACGTCCAGGCAACCACTGAACACTGTCAACGACACTGTCTGGAAGTTCTGTCAGAAACCCTGGAAACTG GTGGAAGTCAGCTATCCTGGGCAGGAGCGCTGGTTACGGGACTACTGTGCCTCGGGTCTGTACATCCTCGTATTGCTGCTGGAGGGCTACAAATTCAGTGAGGAGACCTGGCCCAACATCCAGTTCCAGAAGCAG AGGTATGGAAACAGACACATGTGA
- the Entpd8 gene encoding ectonucleoside triphosphate diphosphohydrolase 8 isoform X2, whose amino-acid sequence MGLSWKERIFMALLGVAAASGLTMLVLILVKATNVLLPADTKFGIVFDAGSSHTSLFVYQWPANKEKDTGVVSQAMTCQIEGPGISSYTSDPTQAGESLKSCLEEALALIPQAQHPQTPTFLGSTAGMRLLSQKNSSQARDILAAVSQTLSKSPVDFWGAKILPGQDEGAFGWITINYVLGMLLKYSSGQWILPEEGMLVGALDLGGASTQISFVPQGPILDQSTQVTFRLYGANYSVYTHSYLCFGRDQILSRLLAKLAQDRLSSQVAPVRHPCYHSGYQATLSLSSLYDSPCIHTTDFLNHTQNLTVEGTGNPGNCVVALRSLFNFSSCKGQEDCAFNGVYQPPVHGQFYAFSNFYYTFHFLNLTSRQPLNTVNDTVWKFCQKPWKLVEVSYPGQERWLRDYCASGLYILVLLLEGYKFSEETWPNIQFQKQAGDTDIGWTLGFMLNLTGMIPAEAPTHWRAQSYSIWTAGVVFAVLTLVAILGAAAIQIFWTQD is encoded by the exons ATGGGACTCTCCTGGAAGGAACGGATCTTCATGGCTCTGTTGGGAGTTGCAGCAGCCTCTGGCCTCACCATGCTCGTCCTCATCCTGGTGAAGGCAACCAATGTTCTCTTGCCTGCAGACACCAAG TTTGGGATTGTGTTTGATGCCGGCTCCTCCCACACATCCCTGTTTGTGTACCAGTGGCCAGCAAACAAGGAGAAGGACACAGGAGTGGTCAGCCAGGCCATGACTTGCCAGATAGAAG GACCTGGAATCTCTTCCTATACCTCTGACCCGACACAGGCTGGGGAAAGCCTGAAGAGCTGCCTGGAGGAGGCGCTGGCGTTGATCCCACAGGCCCAGCATCCACAGACGCCCACATTCTTGGGGTCCACAGCAGGAATGAGGCTGCTCAG CCAGAAGAACAGCTCTCAGGCAAGAGACATCCTAGCTGCAGTCTCCCAGACACTAAGCAAGTCTCCTGTGGATTTTTGGGGTGCTAAGATCTTGCCTGGGCAGGATGAAGGTGCCTTTGGCTGGATCACCATCAACTATGTCCTGGGAATGCTCCTGAAG TATTCCTCTGGACAGTGGATCCTGCCTGAAGAGGGGATGCTCGTTGGTGCTCTGGACCTTGGTGGAGCCTCCACGCAGATCAGCTTCGTGCCTCAGGGACCCATCCTGGACCAGAGCACCCAGGTTACCTTCCGCCTGTACGGTGCCAACTACAGTGTCTACACTCACAGCTACCTCTGCTTTGGGCGGGACCAGATCCTGAGCAGGCTCCTGGCTAAGCTGGCACAGGACAGGTTG AGCAGCCAGGTGGCCCCGGTCAGACACCCATGCTACCACAGTGGCTACCAGGCCACACTGTCACTGAGTTCCTTGTATGACTCACCCTGCATCCACACTACAGATTTCCTGAACCACACCCAGAACCTCACAGTTGAAGGGACAGGCAACCCTGGGAACTGTGTGGTAGCTCTCCGAAGTCTCTTCAACTTCTCCAGCTGTAAGGGCCAGGAGGACTGTGCTTTCAATGGCGTCTACCAGCCTCCTGTGCATGGCCAGTTCTAT GCCTTTTCCAACTTTTACTACACCTTCCATTTCCTGAACCTCACGTCCAGGCAACCACTGAACACTGTCAACGACACTGTCTGGAAGTTCTGTCAGAAACCCTGGAAACTG GTGGAAGTCAGCTATCCTGGGCAGGAGCGCTGGTTACGGGACTACTGTGCCTCGGGTCTGTACATCCTCGTATTGCTGCTGGAGGGCTACAAATTCAGTGAGGAGACCTGGCCCAACATCCAGTTCCAGAAGCAG GCAGGTGACACAGACATTGGCTGGACACTGGGCTTCATGCTGAACCTGACAGGCATGATTCCAGCTGAGGCACCGACACACTGGCGGGCTCAGAGCTATAGCATCTGGACGGCTGGAGTAGTATTCGCAGTGCTGACCCTTGTGGCCATTCTTGGGGCAGCTGCCATCCAGATCTTCTGGACCCAGGACTAG
- the Entpd8 gene encoding ectonucleoside triphosphate diphosphohydrolase 8 isoform X1: MGLSWKERIFMALLGVAAASGLTMLVLILVKATNVLLPADTKFGIVFDAGSSHTSLFVYQWPANKEKDTGVVSQAMTCQIEGPGISSYTSDPTQAGESLKSCLEEALALIPQAQHPQTPTFLGSTAGMRLLSQKNSSQARDILAAVSQTLSKSPVDFWGAKILPGQDEGAFGWITINYVLGMLLKYSSGQWILPEEGMLVGALDLGGASTQISFVPQGPILDQSTQVTFRLYGANYSVYTHSYLCFGRDQILSRLLAKLAQDRLSSQVAPVRHPCYHSGYQATLSLSSLYDSPCIHTTDFLNHTQNLTVEGTGNPGNCVVALRSLFNFSSCKGQEDCAFNGVYQPPVHGQFYASLRLAQPSLLLQAFSNFYYTFHFLNLTSRQPLNTVNDTVWKFCQKPWKLVEVSYPGQERWLRDYCASGLYILVLLLEGYKFSEETWPNIQFQKQAGDTDIGWTLGFMLNLTGMIPAEAPTHWRAQSYSIWTAGVVFAVLTLVAILGAAAIQIFWTQD; encoded by the exons ATGGGACTCTCCTGGAAGGAACGGATCTTCATGGCTCTGTTGGGAGTTGCAGCAGCCTCTGGCCTCACCATGCTCGTCCTCATCCTGGTGAAGGCAACCAATGTTCTCTTGCCTGCAGACACCAAG TTTGGGATTGTGTTTGATGCCGGCTCCTCCCACACATCCCTGTTTGTGTACCAGTGGCCAGCAAACAAGGAGAAGGACACAGGAGTGGTCAGCCAGGCCATGACTTGCCAGATAGAAG GACCTGGAATCTCTTCCTATACCTCTGACCCGACACAGGCTGGGGAAAGCCTGAAGAGCTGCCTGGAGGAGGCGCTGGCGTTGATCCCACAGGCCCAGCATCCACAGACGCCCACATTCTTGGGGTCCACAGCAGGAATGAGGCTGCTCAG CCAGAAGAACAGCTCTCAGGCAAGAGACATCCTAGCTGCAGTCTCCCAGACACTAAGCAAGTCTCCTGTGGATTTTTGGGGTGCTAAGATCTTGCCTGGGCAGGATGAAGGTGCCTTTGGCTGGATCACCATCAACTATGTCCTGGGAATGCTCCTGAAG TATTCCTCTGGACAGTGGATCCTGCCTGAAGAGGGGATGCTCGTTGGTGCTCTGGACCTTGGTGGAGCCTCCACGCAGATCAGCTTCGTGCCTCAGGGACCCATCCTGGACCAGAGCACCCAGGTTACCTTCCGCCTGTACGGTGCCAACTACAGTGTCTACACTCACAGCTACCTCTGCTTTGGGCGGGACCAGATCCTGAGCAGGCTCCTGGCTAAGCTGGCACAGGACAGGTTG AGCAGCCAGGTGGCCCCGGTCAGACACCCATGCTACCACAGTGGCTACCAGGCCACACTGTCACTGAGTTCCTTGTATGACTCACCCTGCATCCACACTACAGATTTCCTGAACCACACCCAGAACCTCACAGTTGAAGGGACAGGCAACCCTGGGAACTGTGTGGTAGCTCTCCGAAGTCTCTTCAACTTCTCCAGCTGTAAGGGCCAGGAGGACTGTGCTTTCAATGGCGTCTACCAGCCTCCTGTGCATGGCCAGTTCTAT GCCTccctcaggcttgcacagcctTCTCTACTCCTCCAGGCCTTTTCCAACTTTTACTACACCTTCCATTTCCTGAACCTCACGTCCAGGCAACCACTGAACACTGTCAACGACACTGTCTGGAAGTTCTGTCAGAAACCCTGGAAACTG GTGGAAGTCAGCTATCCTGGGCAGGAGCGCTGGTTACGGGACTACTGTGCCTCGGGTCTGTACATCCTCGTATTGCTGCTGGAGGGCTACAAATTCAGTGAGGAGACCTGGCCCAACATCCAGTTCCAGAAGCAG GCAGGTGACACAGACATTGGCTGGACACTGGGCTTCATGCTGAACCTGACAGGCATGATTCCAGCTGAGGCACCGACACACTGGCGGGCTCAGAGCTATAGCATCTGGACGGCTGGAGTAGTATTCGCAGTGCTGACCCTTGTGGCCATTCTTGGGGCAGCTGCCATCCAGATCTTCTGGACCCAGGACTAG